The DNA segment ATGGGTCTTCTGAGAAGCAGCCCTGCCACCAAGAGCAAGACTCATCGATGTTATATTCCCTCTGTCTTGGCCACCATCATACAGAAAATGCGTCAAGATCACAGAGATCGAGGGAAAAACAAGAGCATggctctctctgcctgctcctgttTGAAGTCACAGCATTTTACATCCTTGCTGCATGGTTCACTGAGTGCAAGGCACTAGAGAATCAAGCTCAGCTCCTGTAAAAAGAATGTGAAATCAAAGTCTGGAAAGTCCAATGAAACCAAGGATGTGTTGGTACCTCCTACTACATGTGTTATCTCATGCATCTCTGGAGGCAATGATTTTTATTCCTTATCTTTCTTTCAGAGTATGATGTAACAAGATGATTTGAGACAAGATAAGAGatttctgtcacagaaatggAGAGGACAATTCCCCACCCCATGTTCCCAgcctcctcctttccttctgCCTATGCACAGTCCCCTCTCAAAACCTCTCCCTGATGTTCACAGGGTACACAGCACAGCATGTTAATTCATTAGAAAAGCTGAaaactttacaaaaaaaaaccctgcagtaATGTTTTATGGGTTTGGAGCTGCATCAGTTTGCTTTGCAATCCAGTGCCTGATGGTGGTGGCACAAGCAATGACAAGAAAAGGGTGCACAGCCAgtgaggggctggaggagcagggagggaagaaagaagagagggaagaaagaagcAGGAATAGAAGTGAAGGAATGAGATCaccttttccaaaggaaaaacgTTTTAGTTGCAGCATGGAACTGCATCCTTGTCTGAATTCAGCAAATTGCttacaaatgaaaacaaatcagCGTATTTTTCAGCCAGGCTTTTACTCACTGTAAAGTGCAGTTCAGtttggaatatttaaatattcaacTCATTGTAAATTGTAAAGTGTAGCTTAATTTGCAATATATAAATATTCAGATATTCAGTACATCGTTTCAGGCTTTCTCATCAAATAAGTATAACGATTCTGGATCTTCTTTGCATGTTTTTAGGAATAATTAGCAGGATCCAAAGTAATTATCATtcaactgaattttttttagtaaagaATCGATCTGGAAGAGTGAATCTGTAAGTGACACTGCGTGTGCGGTGATGGGTCCCTAACACCCAGGCCATTGCTGCCATCTGCTGAGGGAGAGAGAACGGCACAGAAACGGCCAAGTATCGAAAAAACCTTCCTTGCTGGCCATTTCAGGGAGAAAATCCCGCAGAAGCGATGCCAGCAAGCCCAGCTCCACCTGACCCGGTGAAAAACTTACATCCACCATGTTAACTTCAACTCCTCCTGGAAGAAAACGGAAAGAAAAGCAACGGAGCCCAACTGTTTGTCAGTTATGGTCAGATTTAGCGTTTTCTGCTGCCGGATGGCTGCAAACACTTCCCAGGGGGACCTcggaggtattttccaaccgGATTGGTTCTGTGATTCCTGTGATTGTTCCGTAATGCTGTTGTCTCCCAGCAGCGGGGCCGCCCTGACGagcgctgtccccgctgtcccagCTCCCGGGGCCGCCGGGCTGGTCCCTCCTGCCCCGGCGCTCCCGCTGCCTCACAGCGGCTGGTGGCGAGGGAGCCCGCTCCTGGGGCACGGGACACCGAGGGGAACAACGCCGAGGGACACAGGACACCGAGGGACACAGGACACCGAGGGACACAGGACACTGAGGGGAACaggacactgagggacacagGACACTGAGGGGCACAGGACACTGAGGGGAACAGAACGCCGAGGGACACAGGACACTGAGGGATACAGGACACTGAGGGGCACAGAACGCTGAGGGGAACAGGACACTGAGGGGCACAGGACACCGAGGGGAACAGAACCTCTGAGGGGCACAGAACACTGAGGGGAACAGAACGCTGAGGAGCACAGAACGCTGAGGGGCACAGAACGCTGAGGGATACAGGACACTGAGGGGCACAGGACACCGAGGGACACAGGACACTGAGGGGAACAGGACACTGAGGGGCACAGGACACTGAGGGGAACaggacactgagggacacagGACACCGAGGGGAAGAGAACGCCGAGGGGCACAGGACACTGAGGGGAACAGGACACTGAGGGGAACAGAACGCCGAGGGGCACAGGACACTGAGGGGAATAGGACACTGAGGGGAACAGAACGCCGAGGGGCACaggacactgagggacacagGACACCGAGGGGCACAGGACACTGAGGAGCACAGGACACTGAGGGGTCACAGAACGCTGAGGGGTCACAGATCGCTGAGTGGTCACAGACCGCTAAGAGACCACAGACTGCTGAAGGGTCACAGAGCGCTGGGGAGGGTCACGGACCGCTGAGGGGGTCACAGACCTCTGAAAGGTACCCACCGCCCCAGGATGGGGCAACCCCCACCCCGCCATACCGGGAACCACGCCCCGcgcctggccccgcccccgaGCGAGCTGAGTGGAGGAGCGCCTGACTGCTCTGCGTCacagccaatcagagcgcggCACCGCGAGGCCGCCAACCAAtagggagagagaggagagggcgGCCGGGCGGAAGCGGCTGCGGCGGCGCTGAGGGAGCgcggcgggcggagcgggcAGGTGAGGGCGGGAGGGCCGGTGCGGCCTCCGCGGGGTCCGTGCGGCCTCCGCGGGGTCCGTGCGGCCTCCGAGGGGCCCGTGAGGCCTCCGAGGGGTCCGTGCCCTCCGAGGGGCCCGTGCCCTCCGCCGGGCCGTGGCTCCGGCTCTTGTTTCTTCAGCACTGACTTGGCGAGCCCCGCCGCGGGGTTTGGGCCTCCCCAAACTCCCTCCTCCGCAGGGCAGGGCGGCGGGTGTGGGCCCTGCCTGGTTTCTCTCGTGGGCGCGGGTGAAGAGGGGAGGCCGCACGAGGAGCGGCTGAGGTCACTCGGTCTGGCCAGCCCGGAGAAGGGCAGACTGAGGGGGGATCTCACCGCgggctgcagcttccccccGAGGGGCAGCGCCTATCTTTGCCCTCTGAGGCCAGTGACAGGGCCCGAGGGAGCGGCTGGAGATGTGCCGGGAGAGGGTTAcgtggatattaggaaaaggtttttcctCCAGAAGGTAGTTGGGCAccgaacaggttgcccaggctCTCCTTGGTCACAGCCCCAGGCCTAAAATACTTCAAGAAGCCTTTGGGAAATGCTGTCAGCCAtgggggagatttttggggtgtcctgtgcagggctttTGCAGATCCTTGTGTATTACTTCCAGCTTGGGATATTCGGTGATTCTGGGGGGTTTGCCCACCAGGACCCATCTAGGGAAGGGGGTCACCCTTCTCCCTTTGGCTGCCTAGTTTACAGGCTGCTCTTTCATATTTAGAGAAATGAGTGTTTTGTGTGCTTCTAGTACTTGGTATAAGTAAATCTTAGTGAAAAGATAACGTGGATTTGCCAGGAGTTTCCTGTATTCTGCAAATGGATTTGTCTCTTCTTGCTCATTTTCTTACTGCCATCTCCcatattttgtcttttcttacATTTATATTATAAACTTGTGACACAAATTGTTAACATTTGTTTCTTGGGTCATTCCCTAGAAATTTCATCTGGCAAAAATGGGTGAACCTCAGCAAGTGAGTGCCCTTCCTCCGCCTCCAATGCAATATATCAAAGAATACACTGATGAAAACATCCGTAAAGGCCTGGCTCCAAAGCCACCTCCTCCTGTGAAGGACAGCTACATGATGTTTGGCAACCAGTTCCAGTGTGATGATCTGATCATCCGGCCCCTGGAGAGCCAGGGGATCGAACGGCTGCATCCTATGCAGTTTGATCACAAGAAGGAGTTAAGGAAACTTAACATGTCTATCCTGGTCAACTTCCTGGACCTCTTGGACATCTTGATAAGGAGTCCAGGGAGTATAAAGCGAGAGGAGAAACTGGAAGACTTGAAACTGCTTTTTGTCCACGTGCATCACCTTATAAATGAGTACCGGCCTCACCAGGCCAGGGAGACGCTGAGGGTCATGATGGAGGTGCAGAAACGGCAGCGCCTGGAGACGGCCGAGCGCTTCCAGAAGCACCTGGAGCGAGTGGTGGAGATGATCCAGAACTGCCTGGCTTCCCTGCCCGATGATCTGCCTCACACAGAGGGGGGACTGAGAGTCAGCGTGGAGCCCATGGACACTGACgatggcagcagctgtgctggacaGAGCGAAAAACAGAGGGAGCGTTCTGGTGGCAAGAGAGATCAGGTTTTGGACAAAGATGCAGCAATGTGCAGCATTATTGATGAGATGACATGAAGCAAACAGCTGGTTTTGTTAATGCACCGCAGTGAGAGACAGAAGGGGTTCTGAGGAtgcattttgtattttgttttgctgttgtaCAAGCAGAAAGAGCAATTGTTGTGCACCTGTTGGAGGTTGTGGGTGACTGGGCAGATGAAAATGTTTaaagttttgtggttttttggtaaaaaataaaaagtctaaTTTTTGTTAAATGTAGCATGTGAGGTCGTAGGCACAGATTAAAGTTGGCTTTTCCTGTTGTACTTTCATTGTTTTGGGTATGCCATTCTATAATTCTTTATGCTGAGTCAAGAAGAAATTCCTACAAAaatggtgtttgttttttgcaCAAACAACACACAGGAACTTGGAAAACAGGCAGACAGAAACTCTGATTACACGAAAGCAATCCTTATGGTCTGTGTTTGAGGTGAAATCTAAAGCAAGTGGGTTAACTGGTGTCCTGTAGCTCTCACATCCTTTTATTGTGTGACCTGAATGGCTTTCCTGGGATCCTGGCAGAGacagcctgccctgcctttCCCATTTTTGCAGAGCAGTTTCAGGATCCTCCTGGTAATTATCAGAATTGTTCCTCTAGCAGCTGTCTGCAGTTTCCTCAGAAACCAGAGGAGCTGAGAGGAATCCTTTTCTTAAGGAGTTCTACTTCCAGCTGCTGCATGCAAAAATCACCTTCATCCGTCTATCACTTCTTTCCTACAAGTGTATTGCTAGTTTGTCTCTCAGACATTAATCCCTTggttttcctgattttcccttAAAACTGCTGTCAGTTTGGTGCCTCTCTTCTCCTATAAGGCAGTCATGCAAGGCAAGGTTCCAATTCTAACATCTTCCACTTGCTCATAAATAGCTCCTTAGTACTTCATTTCACTGTGAAGTAGTTTAGCTGCTTCAGCAAAGAGCATTTCTTGGCCCTTGatcacaggtgcagttctagcccAAACAGTATAAAAAGACATCCTTGAGGATAGTGTCACAGGGAGAATGGCCAGGAAACAGCATTTCTCAAAAgctgtatttcagtattttgtcAAAGTGAGCCTTGAGTCGGCTTCCACACTACTTTTTCAAGTCTCCTCTCTATTCTGGATGTTTATGCAGATGCATGtggcatttttaaatattaaagacTGGCACTGTTGGGCTCAACTGTGTAACCGTTTTCCAAAACCAACAAATTATTGCTGCCAAAGAAAATTTGCCAGAAGATGCTCTGAGTTGCTTCTAAGTATTAGAACCAGAAACTTGTGATGAAAAGCTTGAGTAGTTCATCCTACGAATCTGTTACTTGGCCAAGCCCTTTCCACTTACCACAGCAAGTATGTATTATGTAACCTTTTATCCAAACGCTGTCTGCTGTGGCCAAAGCAGGTGTGGGAAGCAGTCTGGGGCAGCGGATTGCTGACAGTCGTGtcagctcagtgctgctgtcaAGTTTCACTTACAGTCATCAAACAGATCTGGAAAAAAACGAGAAGCAGAGTTGTGTGGTGCTGTGAAGTGTTGTCACCTCTCAGTCAAAGCCCCgccagcagagctcagtgcaCTTGtaccctgccccagcagctgtgctgcagcacactGCACAACAGCCCAACCTCGGGCAaaacagcccaggctgcacTGAGAGGCACCCGCAGCTCTGGCTGGAGATGATGTGCTGAGGAGGAAACACGGAAGCTCACAAAGAAGATCATTCTTCTTGAATGAGAAGAGTGAACAGGAGTGTTTGTCACCTTCAGCCACAATGTTGTCTTCcatctgcctgaactgggttctcctggtgctgctcacAGGTAACCACGGGGGCGGAAGCAACTGGATGGAGGTGGGTTGAGGTGACATGCATCAGGGATTCTGAGGGTGGCAAAGAGAAATTTTATCTTGCAGCAGGAAGAGTGGCCACATCACAGAGGCTGCAGTTCTCTGTGTTAAAATAGAACTTCACAGAGTTCTAATGGCCTGACCTCCTCTGGGAAACAGAAACATGCTGAGGGTATGGTGGCTTTAAAGATGCTGCTTCTTGGGCTGACTGCGCATCTTAGTGGGATTTTTTAGACAATGATGATTTGAGCAGAGAACTTAAAATTGTTTTAGAGAAGCTGAAAAACAAGTTGGCGAGCCTCATGATGATGAATGCTTAGGTAGACAGGGAAAAGATCAACTGTGGCTTCTGGTGGTTTTTAGCCTATTAAATATTATTGGGACAaattggtaatttttttctttctttttttttttttaattcctgagGGAGCAGTCCTAGGTTGTTAAGGgcaacagcaatgaaaacaacAGGTTGTAAAGTGGTAATAATAAAGACAGACAGACATTGAAAACTTGGTGGTGAGATGAATTcagtagaaagaaaatattacagaTATTTTTTGTAGTTCTTTATAAAGCCTTTTATTATGAGTTTCATTTTGAGCTTCTTTTCCATATTAAAGAAAGTAAGTTTTTTCAGAGACTTATTCCCagtgtattttttctctgtcaTGAATGGTCTGCTGGGTGTTAGGGCTCACTGTCTTGACCTGAGTAGTGTGACACAACCTCCTGGAAACGTGACAAATTTATGGGGAAGCAAACTAAGTAGAAACTGCGTAAGACTTAGAAGAGAGAATAAggtagtggaaaaaaaaaaaaagagagagagtaTATATAATATTTCTCAGAAAAGCCctgaaaaatttcttctgataagaatGGGCAAAACCTGCCTTAAggcaagagaaaatgaaattcaTACAGCAGTGATCATTCAGATGAAACCTGAAGTTTAGTTCATTGAAAGGGGGGAAGGGTTTCCCACAATGGTTTTGAGAAAAGTCAATGTCTTACAGCTCCCTTGTGTGTGTAGCTTGGGTTAAATgcatacaaaggaaaaaattaagagCCAAGAGACTGCATCTGGCTCAAGAGAAGCCACAGAGTCTCTTCACCTCATTGCCTATGTGCAGAGGCTgcagaaaatgttatttctgtGAACATGTCCCTGGCCTGATCATTATCCCTCACTGCACCAGTCTTGCCAGGACACATCTATTTGTGCAAAATCCAGCAAAGCCTGGTGTTCTTTGAGAGACGGGAGGTTTCAGACATGCAAGATTCACAAGAAGCTTCCCTGTTCCTTGCCCTGTGCTCCATAACTGTTTGTCTTTTTGTCCCCAGGCTCCACAGTATCCGAATTAATTGTGATAGGAGAGGTTGGTCAGAACATCACTGTGCCCTGCCACTACACTGTCTGGAACACAAATAGCATCACATCCATGTGCTGGGGTCGGGACAAGTGCCCCAATTCAAAGTGTTCCCAGCCCATTATCTGGACAGATGGCTGGAGGGtgacagagcagcacagcagcaggtaCCAGCTGAGAGGGGACCTGCAGAAGGGGGACGTGTCCCTGACCATCGTGGACGCCAGGGAAGCAGACTCTGGCACCTACTGCTGCCGTGTGGAGATCCCGGGGCTGTTCAATGATCAACTGATTAATCACAAGGTTACGGTGAAGAAAGGTGAGTGCAGAGGAGCTCTTGTGATGGATCTGCTCCTAGGTCTGGGCTTCAAAGCTTGTGGTGGAAATGATTTCTGCAATCTTGACT comes from the Lonchura striata isolate bLonStr1 chromosome 15, bLonStr1.mat, whole genome shotgun sequence genome and includes:
- the MED7 gene encoding mediator of RNA polymerase II transcription subunit 7; amino-acid sequence: MGEPQQVSALPPPPMQYIKEYTDENIRKGLAPKPPPPVKDSYMMFGNQFQCDDLIIRPLESQGIERLHPMQFDHKKELRKLNMSILVNFLDLLDILIRSPGSIKREEKLEDLKLLFVHVHHLINEYRPHQARETLRVMMEVQKRQRLETAERFQKHLERVVEMIQNCLASLPDDLPHTEGGLRVSVEPMDTDDGSSCAGQSEKQRERSGGKRDQVLDKDAAMCSIIDEMT